One Halomonas sp. M4R1S46 genomic window carries:
- a CDS encoding MurR/RpiR family transcriptional regulator, whose protein sequence is MPEQDTLNPAGAQPAPEGLDAVNQQLAAIYPELSPQLKVAAGYVLEHSVEIALQSIRKTAAAAEVTPSTLMRLAKRLGFESYEQFREVFQAAVQAGPVELSGRASQLRTLASQTDDQVFLDVGDAAFDNIGRLFTADNQARVRDAARRILAAEKVAVVGFRDTFACAYHFAYVGRIAMPNVHLVRGLEGGLLTELAPFGEGDAVVVFGFEPYCAETMRALEITRAAGVSPIVITDTMRSPLVPGADITFTVANATPHFFPSILSAITLIEAILAECVAFGPDDLVDNVARFESRMRKMGAYVDID, encoded by the coding sequence GTGCCGGAGCAGGACACTCTGAACCCGGCGGGCGCACAGCCGGCGCCCGAGGGCCTGGATGCAGTGAACCAGCAACTGGCGGCGATCTATCCGGAGCTGAGTCCCCAGCTGAAGGTGGCCGCCGGCTATGTGCTGGAACACTCGGTGGAGATCGCCCTGCAGTCGATCCGCAAGACCGCCGCCGCCGCCGAGGTGACGCCGTCCACGCTGATGCGGCTGGCCAAGCGCCTGGGCTTCGAGAGCTACGAGCAGTTCCGCGAGGTGTTCCAGGCCGCCGTCCAGGCCGGGCCGGTGGAGCTCTCCGGGCGGGCCAGCCAGCTGCGCACCCTGGCCAGCCAGACCGACGACCAGGTGTTCCTCGATGTCGGCGATGCCGCCTTCGACAACATCGGCCGGCTGTTCACCGCCGACAACCAGGCCCGGGTGCGGGATGCCGCCCGGCGCATCCTGGCCGCCGAGAAGGTCGCGGTGGTGGGCTTTCGCGACACCTTCGCCTGCGCCTACCACTTCGCCTATGTGGGCCGCATCGCCATGCCCAATGTCCACCTGGTGCGCGGGCTGGAAGGCGGCCTGCTCACCGAGCTGGCGCCCTTCGGCGAGGGCGACGCGGTGGTGGTCTTCGGCTTCGAGCCCTACTGTGCGGAGACCATGCGGGCCCTGGAGATCACCCGGGCCGCCGGAGTCTCGCCCATCGTCATCACCGACACCATGCGCTCGCCCCTGGTGCCCGGCGCGGACATCACCTTCACCGTGGCCAATGCCACGCCGCACTTCTTCCCCTCGATCCTCTCGGCGATCACCCTGATCGAGGCCATCCTCGCGGAGTGCGTGGCCTTCGGCCCCGACGACCTGGTCGACAACGTCGCCCGCTTCGAGTCGCGCATGCGCAAGATGGGCGCCTATGTCGATATCGACTGA
- a CDS encoding enoyl-CoA hydratase/isomerase family protein: MSHAAKPPRYETLITERHGQLMEIRFNRPHRLNAVVEALYTELLQALSEAEADEGVRAVILTGEGRAFCVGADMKEHGGAKRSLYQRRQYLQLGNDVCEAILRLPLPVIAAVNGYALGAGAEMAVSCDFILMAQDAQIGFPETSIGTCVGGGVSKLLPQLVGLNMARQLLFTGRRIDGEEATRIGLATSHWTDDALLGEAHCLAEQLAKQAPVSIAMLKRLVNQGSDTGLDSQLQQELDAVFTCSTTADWQEGVDAFAEKRAPQFQGH, from the coding sequence ATGAGCCACGCCGCCAAGCCCCCCCGCTACGAGACCCTGATCACCGAACGCCACGGCCAGCTGATGGAGATTCGCTTCAACCGTCCCCACCGGCTCAATGCCGTGGTCGAGGCGCTCTACACCGAGCTGCTCCAGGCGTTGTCCGAGGCCGAGGCCGACGAGGGCGTGAGGGCCGTCATCCTCACCGGCGAGGGCCGGGCCTTCTGCGTCGGGGCCGACATGAAGGAGCATGGCGGCGCCAAGCGCTCCCTCTACCAGCGCCGCCAGTACCTGCAGCTGGGCAATGACGTCTGCGAGGCGATCCTTCGCCTCCCGCTGCCGGTGATCGCCGCGGTCAACGGCTATGCCCTGGGCGCCGGGGCCGAGATGGCGGTCTCCTGCGACTTCATCCTGATGGCCCAGGACGCTCAGATCGGCTTCCCCGAGACCAGCATCGGCACCTGCGTGGGGGGCGGCGTCTCCAAGCTCCTGCCCCAGTTGGTCGGTCTCAACATGGCCCGCCAGCTGCTGTTCACCGGCCGGCGCATCGACGGCGAGGAGGCCACCCGCATCGGCCTGGCGACCTCCCACTGGACCGACGACGCCCTGCTCGGCGAGGCGCATTGCCTGGCCGAGCAGCTGGCCAAGCAGGCGCCGGTGTCGATCGCCATGCTCAAGCGGCTGGTCAACCAGGGCAGCGACACCGGCCTGGACAGCCAGCTGCAGCAAGAGCTGGATGCCGTCTTCACCTGCTCCACCACCGCCGATTGGCAGGAGGGCGTCGACGCCTTCGCCGAGAAGCGCGCGCCGCAGTTCCAGGGCCACTGA
- a CDS encoding acetate--CoA ligase family protein: MNPIEGHLPIRSPLHDILAPTGIAVIGASSDPTKRGYKAMVGLIKDGYRGDIYPVNPKADMILGVKAWPSVTAIPGNPQLALICTPAATVPGLVAECGRRGIKGAVILASGFAEVGGAGAALEREMMAKAEAHGVRIIGPNTSGVFNLHHRVNLLALDNVRPGGVGIISQSGNMLLSLALEAQHNGHVGFSTYVGPGNQSDIGFDDYLRYLGEDQHTRVATLYVEGFRDGRRFLDVAREVTAMKPVVVYKSGATEAGQKSASSHTGALAGSYAMTVDLLRQAGVSVVQYSDEILPVAEGLGLLQKARGKRVAVISDGGGQATIAADRLAEAGLELAELAEETRAKLRDVLLPQASTVNPVDVAGSTDANPSLLATCMEIVAADDAVDSVFLVGMFGGYSIRFAESLLGDEMRGAEAMVDLSNATEKPLVIYSLYTPIKPPALRRLHEAGLPIYASIEHAVRLLAALGERGQYLAQCREAREAPPVVEPRPEQLECFDRARAQGRDLLEPEAKALLRAHGVEVPEERLVRDEAELEAAAAAFGEAPLAMKVVSKDILHKSDAGGVKLNLAGEATLHQAREAILASCRAYDPQAEIEGVLVTPMASKGVEVIVGVIRDPIFGPVLMFGLGGVFVEILEDVAFRAIPLSRHDAESMVEQIKARRILGGVRGEKAVNKAALVKLLLRVSELVEAYPELAELDLNPVIVNADGYAVVDARVIVDRDTDPSDKEAHR, encoded by the coding sequence ATGAACCCCATCGAAGGACACCTGCCCATTCGCAGCCCGCTGCATGACATCCTGGCCCCCACCGGCATCGCCGTGATCGGCGCCTCCTCGGACCCCACCAAGCGCGGCTACAAGGCGATGGTCGGCCTGATCAAGGACGGCTACCGCGGCGACATCTACCCCGTGAACCCCAAGGCCGACATGATCCTCGGGGTCAAGGCCTGGCCCTCGGTCACGGCGATCCCCGGCAACCCGCAGCTGGCGCTGATCTGCACCCCGGCGGCCACGGTGCCGGGGCTGGTCGCCGAGTGCGGCCGGCGCGGCATCAAGGGGGCGGTGATCCTGGCCAGCGGCTTCGCCGAGGTCGGCGGCGCGGGAGCCGCGCTCGAGCGTGAGATGATGGCCAAGGCCGAGGCCCATGGGGTGCGCATCATCGGCCCCAACACCTCGGGGGTGTTCAACCTGCACCACCGGGTCAATCTCCTGGCCCTGGACAACGTCAGGCCGGGGGGCGTGGGCATCATCTCCCAGTCGGGCAACATGCTGCTGTCGCTGGCGCTGGAGGCCCAGCACAACGGCCATGTGGGCTTCTCCACCTACGTGGGGCCGGGCAACCAGAGTGACATCGGCTTCGACGACTACCTGCGCTACCTGGGCGAGGACCAGCACACCCGGGTGGCCACCCTCTACGTGGAGGGCTTTCGCGACGGGCGCCGCTTTCTCGACGTGGCCCGGGAGGTCACCGCCATGAAGCCGGTGGTGGTCTACAAGTCCGGTGCCACCGAGGCCGGCCAGAAGTCGGCCAGCTCCCACACCGGCGCCCTGGCCGGCAGCTATGCCATGACCGTGGACCTGCTGCGCCAGGCCGGGGTCAGCGTGGTGCAGTACTCCGACGAGATCCTGCCGGTGGCCGAGGGGCTGGGCCTGCTGCAGAAGGCTCGCGGCAAGCGGGTGGCGGTGATCTCCGATGGCGGCGGTCAGGCCACCATCGCCGCCGACCGCCTGGCCGAGGCGGGACTGGAACTGGCCGAACTTGCCGAGGAGACCCGGGCGAAGCTGCGTGACGTGCTCCTCCCCCAGGCCTCCACCGTCAATCCGGTGGACGTGGCCGGCTCCACCGACGCCAACCCTTCGCTGCTCGCCACCTGCATGGAGATCGTCGCCGCCGACGACGCTGTCGACAGCGTCTTCCTGGTGGGCATGTTCGGCGGCTACAGCATCCGCTTCGCCGAGTCGCTGCTGGGTGACGAGATGCGCGGCGCCGAGGCGATGGTGGACCTGTCCAACGCCACCGAGAAGCCACTGGTGATCTACAGCCTGTATACGCCGATCAAGCCACCGGCGCTGCGCCGTCTGCACGAGGCGGGGCTACCCATCTACGCCTCCATCGAGCATGCGGTGCGCCTGCTCGCCGCCCTGGGCGAGCGCGGCCAGTACCTGGCGCAGTGCCGCGAGGCGAGGGAAGCGCCGCCGGTCGTCGAGCCTCGACCCGAGCAGCTCGAGTGTTTCGATCGGGCCCGCGCCCAGGGGCGCGATCTGCTGGAGCCGGAGGCCAAGGCGCTGCTGCGCGCCCACGGCGTCGAGGTGCCCGAGGAGCGGCTGGTGCGCGACGAGGCGGAGCTCGAGGCAGCCGCCGCGGCCTTCGGCGAGGCGCCGCTGGCCATGAAGGTGGTGTCGAAGGATATCCTGCACAAGTCCGACGCCGGCGGCGTCAAGCTGAACCTGGCCGGCGAAGCGACGCTGCACCAGGCGCGTGAGGCGATCCTCGCCTCCTGCCGGGCCTATGACCCGCAGGCCGAGATCGAGGGGGTGCTGGTCACGCCCATGGCCAGCAAGGGCGTGGAGGTGATCGTCGGGGTGATCCGCGACCCCATCTTCGGGCCGGTGCTGATGTTCGGCCTGGGCGGGGTCTTCGTCGAGATCCTCGAGGACGTGGCCTTCCGTGCCATCCCGCTCTCCCGCCACGACGCCGAGTCCATGGTCGAGCAGATCAAGGCCCGCCGGATTCTCGGCGGGGTGCGCGGCGAGAAGGCCGTCAACAAGGCGGCCCTGGTGAAGTTGCTGCTCAGGGTCTCGGAACTGGTGGAGGCCTATCCGGAACTCGCCGAGCTGGACCTCAACCCGGTGATCGTCAATGCCGACGGCTATGCGGTGGTCGATGCCCGTGTCATTGTCGACCGCGATACCGATCCGTCCGACAAGGAAGCCCACCGATGA
- a CDS encoding enoyl-CoA hydratase-related protein: protein MSVTQPQLTDARLSLEGRVATLTLDRHDVRNALTGTALVDDIVAVADWVNACDEVSVLVITGEGSAFSAGGNVKDMAQRGGDFAGDVAEVAGRYRRGIQRIPLALQGVEVPIIAAVNGPAIGAGFDLANMADIRIASRKAKFGETFLNLGIIPGDGGAWFLQRLIGYQRAFELTLSGRVIDAEQAREYGIVLEVTEPEALMVRVGELAGHIAAQPPKATRLTKRLMKMGDRMELRDFLDLCAIFQGMCHNEPEHLDAVNAMLEKMAKK from the coding sequence ATGAGCGTGACCCAACCGCAACTGACCGATGCGCGTCTCTCGCTGGAGGGGCGGGTGGCGACCCTGACCCTGGACCGCCATGACGTCCGCAATGCCCTGACCGGGACCGCCCTGGTCGACGACATCGTCGCCGTGGCCGACTGGGTGAATGCCTGTGACGAGGTCTCGGTGCTGGTGATCACCGGCGAGGGCTCGGCCTTCTCCGCCGGCGGCAACGTCAAGGACATGGCCCAGCGCGGCGGCGACTTCGCCGGTGACGTCGCCGAGGTGGCCGGCCGCTACCGCCGTGGCATCCAGCGCATCCCGCTGGCCCTGCAGGGCGTGGAGGTGCCGATCATCGCCGCGGTCAACGGGCCTGCCATCGGCGCCGGCTTCGACCTGGCCAACATGGCGGACATCCGCATTGCCTCGCGCAAGGCGAAGTTCGGCGAGACCTTCCTCAACCTGGGGATCATCCCCGGGGACGGCGGCGCCTGGTTCCTGCAGCGCCTGATCGGCTACCAGCGTGCCTTCGAGCTGACGCTCTCCGGGCGGGTGATCGACGCCGAGCAGGCCCGCGAGTACGGCATCGTGCTCGAGGTGACCGAGCCCGAGGCCCTGATGGTGCGCGTCGGCGAGCTGGCCGGGCATATCGCCGCCCAGCCGCCCAAGGCGACCCGCCTGACCAAGCGGCTGATGAAGATGGGCGACCGCATGGAACTGCGCGACTTCCTCGACCTCTGCGCGATCTTCCAGGGCATGTGCCACAACGAGCCGGAGCACCTGGATGCCGTCAACGCCATGCTGGAGAAGATGGCGAAGAAGTGA
- a CDS encoding SLC13 family permease yields the protein MADSTQLFLVLGATLAAFVWGRFRYDLVALAALLTSVLLGLVPTDEAFLGFGHPAVITVAAVLVLSRGFERSGLVDLIAEQALKVGDRLILQVLVLAGTVLVLSGVMNNVGALALMLPVAIRMAREHDSPPSLLLMPLAFGSLLGGLTTLIGTPPNIIISSYRGSVGGESFGMFSFFPVGATVAVAGLVFIVLVGWRLVPQRAGKASLDAMFDTAHYLVELRVPEDGKAVGWSLRDLHQALEETIPVLAVVRGDKRQAGHAFHGTLREDDILLVEAGPEEMKLIEDKAGLVVGPEPPPDDEAEASEEAASPREAEAGQGGTADADRPPPVDTEGLQLVEAVVRNDSMMIHRTVTQLRLHNQFGLHLVAVARDGGRLNQRLRDIRFRAGDVLLLQGGEGEIGESLATLGCLPLASRNLTLGQPRMLMVSVAIFAVAVIAMVLDLLPSAVALTGAALVSMMVGVVSLREAYQAIDGPVIVLLGAMIPVGQALETSGGAGLIAEALLALGSEWPIVATLVGLFLICMVLSNVVNNAAAALLMAPIAASLAEGFGASLDPFLMVVAISASCAFLTPIGHQSNTLVMGPGGYRFGDFWKLGLPLSLVVMAVAVPMILIVWPL from the coding sequence ATGGCCGACAGCACCCAGTTGTTCCTGGTTCTCGGAGCGACGCTCGCGGCCTTCGTCTGGGGGCGCTTCCGCTACGACCTGGTGGCGCTGGCCGCGCTGCTGACCTCGGTGCTGCTGGGCCTGGTCCCCACCGACGAGGCCTTCCTCGGCTTCGGTCATCCCGCCGTGATCACCGTGGCCGCGGTGCTGGTGCTCAGCCGCGGCTTCGAGCGCTCGGGGCTCGTCGACCTGATCGCCGAGCAGGCCCTCAAGGTCGGCGACCGGCTGATCCTGCAGGTGCTGGTGCTCGCCGGCACCGTGCTGGTGCTGTCCGGGGTGATGAACAACGTCGGTGCCCTGGCGCTGATGTTGCCGGTGGCGATCCGCATGGCCCGGGAGCACGATAGCCCGCCCTCGCTGCTGCTGATGCCGCTGGCCTTCGGGTCGCTGCTCGGCGGGCTGACGACCCTGATCGGCACCCCGCCCAATATCATCATCTCCAGCTATCGCGGCAGCGTCGGTGGCGAGTCCTTCGGCATGTTCTCGTTCTTCCCGGTGGGGGCCACGGTGGCCGTGGCCGGCCTGGTGTTCATCGTGCTGGTGGGCTGGCGCCTGGTGCCCCAGCGGGCCGGCAAGGCCTCCCTCGATGCGATGTTCGACACCGCCCACTACCTGGTGGAGCTGCGGGTCCCCGAGGACGGCAAGGCGGTGGGCTGGTCGCTGCGTGACCTGCACCAGGCCCTGGAGGAGACCATCCCGGTGCTGGCGGTGGTGCGCGGCGACAAGCGCCAGGCCGGCCATGCCTTCCACGGCACGCTGCGCGAGGACGATATCCTGCTGGTGGAAGCCGGGCCCGAGGAGATGAAGCTGATCGAGGACAAGGCGGGGCTGGTGGTCGGCCCCGAACCGCCGCCGGACGACGAGGCGGAGGCGAGCGAGGAAGCGGCGTCGCCTCGCGAGGCCGAGGCGGGGCAGGGCGGCACCGCGGACGCGGACCGGCCCCCGCCGGTGGACACCGAGGGCCTGCAACTGGTGGAGGCGGTGGTGCGCAACGATTCCATGATGATCCATCGCACCGTCACCCAGCTTCGCCTGCACAACCAGTTCGGCCTGCATCTGGTGGCGGTGGCCCGGGACGGCGGTCGCCTCAACCAGCGCCTGCGCGATATCCGTTTCCGGGCCGGGGATGTCCTGCTGCTGCAGGGCGGCGAGGGTGAGATCGGCGAGAGCCTCGCTACCCTGGGCTGCCTGCCGCTGGCCAGCCGCAACCTGACCCTGGGCCAGCCCCGGATGCTGATGGTCTCGGTGGCCATCTTCGCCGTGGCGGTCATCGCCATGGTGCTGGACCTGCTGCCCTCGGCGGTGGCCCTTACCGGAGCCGCCCTGGTGTCGATGATGGTGGGCGTGGTGTCGCTGCGCGAGGCCTACCAGGCCATCGATGGCCCGGTGATTGTCCTGCTGGGGGCCATGATCCCGGTGGGCCAGGCGCTGGAGACCAGTGGCGGGGCCGGCTTGATCGCCGAGGCGCTGCTGGCCCTGGGCAGTGAGTGGCCGATAGTGGCCACCCTGGTGGGGCTGTTCCTGATCTGCATGGTGCTCTCCAACGTGGTCAACAACGCCGCGGCGGCGCTGCTGATGGCGCCCATCGCGGCGAGCCTCGCCGAAGGCTTCGGGGCCTCCCTGGACCCCTTCCTGATGGTGGTGGCGATCAGCGCCTCCTGCGCCTTCCTCACCCCCATCGGCCACCAGTCCAACACCCTGGTGATGGGCCCCGGGGGCTACCGCTTCGGCGATTTCTGGAAGCTGGGGTTGCCGCTGTCCCTGGTGGTGATGGCGGTGGCGGTACCGATGATCCTGATCGTCTGGCCGTTGTAG
- a CDS encoding acyl-CoA dehydrogenase, with protein MLTLILLALAVTGLLIVTRREAGALPALAVTAGLGLVGLVAGAPILGALLLIAAVAIAACGLPALRRRWLSPRLFALFKRVAPKVSDTERTALEAGSVAWDRELFTGRPDWDRLLAFGDDGLTDEERAFVVHQCGVAAGMCNAWDIARERADLPQELWDYLKRERFFGMIIPREYGGLGFSAKAQSTVLQKLSISEMLMVTVGVPNSLGPGELLLKYGTQAQKDHYLPRLADGREIPCFGLTGPRAGSDATALPDTGVVCKQVVDGEEVLGLKLNFEKRWITLAPIATVVGLAFRLFDPEHLLGDEADRGITLALIPRDTTGMEIGRRHHPIGSPFLNGPIKGRDVFVPLSTIIGGQEMIGQGWRMLVECLSIGRCITLPSGATGTARYALGWTGGFARIRRQFNVPVAEMEGVQEPLARMTALTYIAQAAVYQTANTIDHGEKPAVPSAILKSQLTEFQRVILADAMDIHGGKAVTLGPRNYLGIGYSATPVAITVEGANIMTRNLMIFGQGAIRCHPYVLEELAAKDSDDLAAFDAAVFGHAGLIFGNAARALTQGLGLGRPNVPFDDVAAPYAREIARLSAGFGLAADAAMASLGSQLKQREMLSARLGDVLSNLYLASMLLKQWQEGDQVEGEAAVLDYAACFLLQRTEQAFDELFDNLPNRALGRGLRLLVMPRGRRWSRPHDDLTRRIAQAMSRDTALRHKLLANTWDVDDGPQDNPLARYNALLATQDRAEVLYRTVNKAYARGELPPEALHPEQRVEAALEAGVIDEDDATFMRQRESEVLDMLTVDDFEYDAFVIDKAKVLRHHPA; from the coding sequence ATGCTGACCCTGATCCTGCTCGCGCTGGCCGTCACCGGCCTGCTCATCGTGACGCGCCGAGAGGCGGGCGCCCTGCCCGCGCTGGCCGTGACCGCGGGGCTCGGCCTCGTCGGCCTGGTCGCCGGCGCGCCGATCCTCGGCGCGCTGCTGCTGATCGCCGCCGTGGCCATCGCCGCCTGCGGCCTGCCCGCCCTGCGCCGACGGTGGCTGAGCCCCCGGTTGTTCGCGCTGTTCAAGCGGGTCGCTCCGAAGGTCTCGGATACCGAACGCACCGCGCTGGAGGCCGGCAGCGTGGCCTGGGACCGCGAGCTGTTCACCGGCCGGCCCGACTGGGATCGCCTGCTGGCGTTCGGCGACGACGGCCTCACCGACGAGGAGCGCGCCTTCGTCGTTCACCAGTGCGGCGTGGCCGCGGGCATGTGCAACGCCTGGGACATCGCCCGGGAGCGCGCCGACCTGCCCCAGGAGCTGTGGGATTACCTCAAGCGGGAACGCTTCTTCGGGATGATCATCCCCAGGGAATACGGCGGCCTGGGCTTCTCGGCCAAGGCCCAGTCCACGGTGCTGCAGAAGCTGTCAATCAGCGAGATGCTGATGGTCACCGTGGGCGTGCCCAACTCCCTGGGACCGGGGGAGCTGCTGCTCAAGTACGGCACCCAGGCACAGAAGGACCACTACCTGCCGCGCCTGGCCGACGGCCGCGAGATCCCCTGCTTCGGCCTGACCGGCCCCCGGGCCGGGTCCGACGCCACCGCCCTGCCGGACACCGGCGTGGTGTGCAAGCAGGTCGTCGACGGCGAGGAGGTGCTCGGGCTCAAGCTGAACTTCGAGAAGCGCTGGATCACCCTGGCGCCCATCGCCACCGTGGTGGGCCTGGCCTTCCGGCTGTTCGACCCGGAGCACCTGCTCGGCGACGAGGCCGACCGCGGCATCACCCTGGCGCTGATCCCCCGGGACACCACGGGCATGGAGATTGGCCGCCGTCACCATCCCATCGGCAGTCCCTTCCTCAACGGCCCGATCAAGGGCCGGGACGTCTTCGTGCCGCTGTCCACCATCATCGGCGGCCAGGAGATGATCGGCCAGGGCTGGCGGATGCTGGTGGAGTGCCTGTCCATCGGCCGCTGCATCACCCTGCCCTCCGGCGCCACCGGCACCGCCCGCTACGCCCTGGGCTGGACCGGCGGCTTCGCCCGGATCCGCCGCCAGTTCAACGTGCCGGTAGCCGAGATGGAGGGCGTCCAGGAGCCCCTGGCACGGATGACCGCCCTGACCTATATCGCCCAGGCCGCCGTCTACCAGACCGCCAACACCATCGACCATGGCGAGAAGCCGGCAGTGCCCTCGGCGATCCTCAAGAGCCAGCTCACCGAGTTCCAGCGGGTGATCCTGGCCGACGCCATGGACATCCACGGCGGCAAGGCGGTCACCCTGGGGCCGCGCAACTACCTCGGCATCGGCTACAGCGCCACCCCGGTGGCGATCACCGTCGAGGGTGCCAACATCATGACCCGCAACCTGATGATCTTCGGCCAGGGGGCCATCCGCTGCCATCCCTATGTGCTGGAGGAGCTGGCCGCCAAGGATAGCGACGACCTCGCGGCCTTCGACGCCGCCGTCTTCGGCCATGCCGGGTTGATCTTCGGCAACGCCGCCCGGGCCCTGACCCAGGGACTGGGCCTCGGCCGGCCGAACGTGCCCTTCGACGACGTCGCCGCCCCCTACGCCCGCGAGATCGCCCGGCTCTCCGCCGGCTTCGGACTCGCCGCCGACGCCGCCATGGCGAGCCTGGGCTCGCAGCTCAAGCAGCGCGAGATGCTCTCGGCACGGCTCGGCGACGTGCTCTCCAACCTCTACCTGGCCAGCATGCTGCTCAAGCAGTGGCAGGAAGGCGACCAGGTCGAGGGCGAGGCCGCCGTGCTGGACTATGCCGCCTGCTTCCTGCTGCAGCGCACCGAGCAGGCCTTCGACGAGCTCTTCGACAACCTGCCGAACCGCGCCCTGGGCCGGGGACTGCGCTTGCTGGTGATGCCGCGCGGCCGCCGCTGGTCGCGCCCCCACGATGACCTGACCCGCCGCATTGCCCAGGCCATGTCCCGGGACACCGCCCTGCGCCACAAGCTGCTGGCCAACACCTGGGACGTCGACGACGGGCCCCAGGACAATCCGCTGGCCCGCTACAACGCCCTGCTGGCCACCCAGGACCGCGCCGAGGTCCTCTACCGCACGGTCAACAAGGCCTATGCCAGGGGCGAGCTGCCGCCGGAGGCCCTGCACCCCGAGCAGCGCGTGGAGGCGGCCCTGGAGGCGGGCGTGATCGACGAGGACGACGCCACCTTCATGCGCCAGCGGGAGTCCGAGGTGCTGGACATGCTGACCGTGGACGACTTCGAGTATGACGCCTTCGTCATCGACAAGGCCAAGGTGCTGCGCCACCATCCAGCATAG
- the betA gene encoding choline dehydrogenase, which produces MSQSREFDYIIIGAGSAGNVLATRLTEDPDVSVLLLEAGGPDHRFDFRTQMPAALAYPLQGKRYNWAFETDPEPHMDGRRMECGRGKGLGGSSLINGMCYIRGNALDYDGWAKRAGLEDWTYTDCLPYFRKAETRDIGPNAYHGGDGPVSVTTPKEGNNPLYHAFIEAGQQAGYPATEDVNGYQQEGFGPMDRFVTPNGRRASTARGYLDQAKGRPNLTIETRATTDVITFAGKRATGVRYARRGEPRQVHARREVLLCAGAIASPQILQRSGVGPKDVLDELGIEAVQVNENVGAHLQDHLEMYIQYECKQPISLYPALKWYNQPKIGAEWLFLGSGVGASNQFEAAGFIRSSDDEEWPNLQYHFLPIAISYNGKSAVQAHGFQAHVGSMRSESEGRVRLTSRDPKAAPSILFNYMSTEKDWQEFRDAIRLTREIIAQPAFDEYRGREISPGPDVQSDAELDAFVREHAETAYHPCGSCRMGEGDDAVVDGAGRVHGVEAVRVVDASLFPVIPTGNLNAPTIMLAEKMADKIRGREPLPRSDAPYYVAGDAPAQREPMRRLS; this is translated from the coding sequence ATGTCGCAGTCCCGTGAATTCGATTACATCATCATCGGCGCCGGCTCCGCCGGCAACGTCCTGGCCACCCGCCTCACCGAGGACCCGGACGTCAGCGTGCTGCTGCTCGAGGCCGGCGGCCCGGACCATCGCTTCGACTTCCGCACCCAGATGCCGGCGGCCCTGGCCTATCCGCTGCAGGGCAAGCGCTACAACTGGGCCTTCGAGACCGACCCGGAGCCGCACATGGACGGCCGTCGCATGGAGTGCGGCCGCGGCAAGGGCCTGGGCGGCTCCTCGCTGATCAACGGCATGTGCTACATCCGCGGCAACGCCCTGGACTACGACGGCTGGGCCAAGCGAGCCGGCCTCGAGGACTGGACCTACACCGACTGCCTGCCCTACTTCCGCAAGGCCGAGACCCGCGACATTGGCCCCAACGCCTACCACGGCGGCGACGGCCCGGTCAGCGTGACCACGCCGAAGGAGGGCAACAACCCGCTCTACCATGCCTTCATCGAGGCGGGGCAGCAGGCCGGCTACCCGGCCACCGAGGACGTCAACGGCTACCAGCAGGAAGGCTTCGGCCCCATGGACCGCTTCGTCACCCCGAACGGGCGGCGCGCCTCCACGGCCCGCGGTTACCTCGACCAGGCCAAGGGGCGGCCGAACCTGACCATCGAGACCCGCGCCACCACCGATGTCATCACCTTCGCGGGCAAGCGGGCCACCGGCGTGCGCTACGCGCGTCGCGGCGAGCCCCGGCAAGTCCACGCCCGCCGCGAGGTGCTGCTGTGCGCCGGCGCCATCGCCTCGCCGCAGATCCTGCAGCGCTCCGGCGTCGGCCCGAAGGACGTGCTCGACGAGCTCGGCATCGAGGCCGTGCAGGTCAACGAGAATGTCGGCGCCCACCTCCAGGATCACCTGGAAATGTACATCCAGTACGAGTGCAAGCAGCCGATCTCGCTGTATCCGGCACTGAAGTGGTACAACCAGCCTAAGATCGGCGCCGAGTGGCTGTTCCTGGGCAGCGGCGTGGGGGCCAGCAACCAGTTCGAGGCCGCGGGCTTCATCCGCTCGAGCGACGACGAGGAATGGCCCAACCTGCAGTACCACTTCCTGCCCATCGCCATCAGCTACAATGGCAAGAGCGCGGTGCAGGCCCACGGCTTCCAGGCCCACGTCGGCTCCATGCGCTCCGAGAGCGAGGGCCGGGTGCGCCTGACCTCCCGGGACCCCAAGGCCGCACCTTCGATCCTGTTCAACTACATGTCCACCGAGAAGGACTGGCAGGAGTTCCGCGACGCCATCCGCCTGACCCGAGAGATCATCGCCCAGCCGGCCTTCGACGAGTACCGCGGCCGGGAGATCTCGCCGGGGCCGGACGTGCAGTCCGACGCCGAGCTCGACGCCTTCGTCCGCGAGCACGCCGAGACCGCCTATCACCCCTGCGGCAGTTGCCGCATGGGCGAGGGGGACGACGCTGTGGTCGACGGCGCCGGCCGGGTCCATGGTGTGGAGGCCGTGCGGGTGGTCGATGCCTCGCTGTTTCCGGTCATCCCCACCGGCAACCTCAATGCGCCGACGATCATGCTGGCGGAGAAGATGGCCGACAAGATCCGCGGCCGGGAGCCGCTGCCGAGAAGCGACGCCCCCTACTACGTGGCGGGTGACGCCCCCGCCCAGCGCGAGCCGATGCGCCGCCTGAGCTGA